A DNA window from Arachis hypogaea cultivar Tifrunner chromosome 18, arahy.Tifrunner.gnm2.J5K5, whole genome shotgun sequence contains the following coding sequences:
- the LOC112770319 gene encoding uncharacterized protein: MSNEGESDLDTTKSQKKVVLKPQEGIGRGIRIVNHNDNNNNELIRNNINQQHHQHDDLDNNNQKKVIDDVVVNDGEYGRIQSLPYKKNRPYMCSKCMAIGTQKWQSKSLSFQIKGNVKSTSRDEDEVLSQILGSGREEKAPSSQKSICTASSSSYKPDILGIDDSDIQQFVSNDKPDILGIDVGSTTPDELRQQALEEKRKYKILKGDGKSEEALRSFTRGKELEGQADSLEIHLRKNRKKITKMLSSGNLSDMHNKGSPKEVGSKTKSLPHPGKEKDDLMSELRELGWSDMDLHCEDRKPASLSLEGELSSIIGKVRPKTGEEKGSRIDKTEVVALKRKDLTLKREGRLAEAKEELKELKFLKRSWKNRNS, encoded by the exons ATGTCCAACGAAGGAGAATCTGATTTGGACACAACAAAATCTCAAAAG AAAGTAGTGTTGAAGCCACAAGAAGGAATAGGAAGAGGAATAAGAATAGTTAATCACAATGATAACAATAACAATGAACTGATTAGAAACAACATCAATCAGCAGCACCATCAGCACGATGATCTagataataataatcaaaagaagGTAATTGACGATGTTGTTGTTAATGATGGTGAGTATGGAAGAATCCAGAGCCTTCCTTACAAGAAAAATAGGCCGTACATGTGTTCAAAGTGTATGGCG ATAGGGACTCAAAAATGGCAATCCAAGAGCTTGAGCTTCCAAATCAAAG GGAACGTGAAATCAACTTCTAGAGATGAGGATGAAGTTTTAAGCCAGATTCTTGGTTCTGGTAGAGAGGAAAAAGCTCCCAGCAGTCAAAAATCAATTTGCACTGCATCATCTTCAAGTTATAAGCCTGATATACTGGGCATTGATGACAGCGACATACAACAATTTGTCTCAAATGATAAGCCTGATATTCTGGGCATTGATGTTGGATCCACCACTCCTGATGAGTTACGTCAGCAAGCTTTGGAGGAAAAAAGGAAGTACAAAATTCTGAAAGGAGATGGGAAATCTGAGGAGGCCTTGAGATCTTTTACGAGAGGAAAGGAACTTGAGGGGCAGGCTGATTCTTTGGAAATTCATTTAAGGAAGAACCGTAAGAAGATAACGAAGATGTTATCTTCTGGAAACTTGTCTGACATGCATAACAAAGGTAGTCCAAAAGAGGTTGGCAGTAAAACAAAGTCACTTCCTCATCCGGGTAAAGAAAAGGATGATCTTATGTCTGAACTTAGAGAGCTGGGTTGGTCTGATATGGATCTACATTGTGAAGATAGAAAGCCAGCAAGCTTGAGTTTGGAGGGTGAATTATCATCAATCATTGGAAAAGTTCGTCCGAAGACTGGtgaagaaaagggcagcagaATTGACAAGACTGAGGTTGTTGCTTTGAAAAGAAAGGATCTTACATTGAAGCGTGAGGGTAGGCTTGCAGAGGCCAAAGAGGAATTAAAAGAGCTAAAATTCTTGaaaagaagctggaagaacagGAACTCCTAG